The following nucleotide sequence is from Tardiphaga sp. 709.
AGCTGGATGGCCGCTCGTTACGACATGCAGAACCCGGCGGCGTTGAAGCAGCTCGTCGCCGGTGGCACGCAGCTGCGTCCGTTCACCAATGAAGTTCTGGACGCCTGCCTCAAGGCCACCAACGAACTCTGGGCTGAAATTTCCGCGAAGAACGCCGACTTCAAGAAGTCGATCGACGCGATGCAGGCCTATCGTTCGGACGAATATCTGTGGTGGCAGGTTGCCGAATACACCTTCGACAGCTTCATGATCCGCTCGCGTACCCGCGGCTGATCTTAAGCCTTGATCAAACATGAAGCCCGGCCTTCGCGAGAAGGTCGGGCTTTTTGTTGGAGCACGCGCGCGTGCCGCGCGGTATTGCCGGGCGTAGAAATCCGCTAAGTCTCGCACACACCGCGAAGCCTGTGTCCTTGAGAGATGCCGCCATGACCGAATCAGAGATCGCCGCCGCTGCAGAAATCCTTGCCGAGGCGCGCCGCAGTGGGACGCAGATCGAGGGACTCCCGGTCACGCCATCTTCGGTTGGAGAGGCGCACGAGATTCAGGATCGCGTGTCCTTTCTCGTTGGACAGCCCATCGGTGCCTTCAAGGCCGGTGCGCCGCCCGAGGGTGAACCGACGCGCGGTCTGATCGAAGCCCGAATGATCCGTTCGAGCCCGGCGCGTATGTCGGTGGCTGAAGTCCCGCATCTCGGCGTCGAGGGCGAGGTCGCCTTCCGCTTTACCCGCAATCTGCCGGCGCGCAGCGAGGCTTACACCCGCGACGAGATCGCAGAGGCCGTCGCGGTGCTTCCGGTGATCGAGGTGGTCTCCAGTCGTTTTCGCGAGCCGCTGAGCCGGCCAAAGCTCGAGCAGCTTGCCGATTGCGGCATCAATGGCGGGCTGGTGCTCGGGCCTGAGATGGCCGACTGGTCACATCTCGATTTGCCGAACCTGCAGATGACGTTCATCGTGAATGGTGAAATCCGGATCGAACGCAAGGGTGGCCATCCCACCGACGATCCCATCGCGGGCGCTGTCGCGCTGGCGAACATGATGCGCGCAGGTGGCGGCGTGAAGGTCGGTCAGATCGTGACCACAGGCAGCTGGACCGGGCTGCCGTTCCTGAAGCCTGGCGATCGCTGTGTGGTGCGATTTGAAAAGCTCGGCGAGGCCGAGATAATGTTTGTCGGCTGATCGCGTTAGCGATCCTTGCCGTCGAACTGCTGGATTTCCAGAGCGCTCAGATCGACCGCAGGCAGGCAGCGCACATTGACCGATGCCATCATCATTCCGTTGGGTGCTTTTCCTTCGCCGAACGGGGCAATGCCGCAGGTGCTGCAGAAGTGATGCTGAATGGCGTGGTGATTGAACGTATAGGTCGACAGGCTTTCTTTCGCGGTCTTCAGCACCAGTTTGTCGCGTGGAACGAAAGCGAGCAGGCCGCCGCGTCGCCGACACATCGAACAGTTGCAGTCGATGGCCGAATTGAAGTCGCCCTCGACTTCAAAGGCAATGTTGCCGCAATGGCAGCTTCCTTCATGCAGCATCGGCTATCCCCTGATCGTCATGCGCGATAGCGACGTCATCCGCTACTTTGCCGGCCCGAAGTCGGGCATCGCAGGCATTTCGATTTGCGGAATCTCGATCTTCACGTTGGACGTATCCACAGCCGTGTTGTCGATCCAGTAGGTCACGAGACCGGGCCAGTAGATCACGATGATCACCAGGATGATCTGCATCCCAACCCATGGCAGCGCGCCGAGATAGATATCGCGGCTCTTCACTTCGGGCGGTGCAATGCCGCGCAGATAGAACAGCGCGAAGCCGAACGGCGGATGCATGAATGACGTCTGCATGTTCACGCAGAGCAGCACGCCGAACCATACGAGATCGATGCCGAGCTTGGCCGCGACCGGCGCCAGCAACGGGATGATGATGAAGGCGATCTCGAAGAAGTCGAGGAAGAACGCCAGGAAGAACACGAAGATGTTCACGAAGATCAGGAAGCCGATCGCACCGCCGGGCAGGCCGGTGAGCAGATGTTCAATCCAGCGTGCGCCATCCATGCCCTGGAAGACGAGGCTGAAGCAGGTCGAGCCGATCAGGATGAACACCACCATCGAGGTCAGGCGCATGGTCGATGTCATCGCCTGGTCGATCAGCGGCCAGGTCAGGCGGCGATGCAGCGCGGCGAGCACCATGGCGCCAACCGCACCCATGGCGCCGGCTTCGGTTGGCGTCGCGAGGCCGAGGCCGATGGTGCCGAGCACCAGGAAGATCAGCACGATTGAGGGGATCATGCCCCACAGCACACGGCTGATGAGCTTCCAGTTCATGGGCTCGCGCGCATGTTCCGGGATCGGCGGCATCGCGCTCGGCTTCAGGATCGACAATACGACGATGTAGAGAATGAAGATCACGACCTGGATGATCGAGGGGCCGATGGCGCCGAGATACATGTCGCCGACCGAACGGCCGAGCTGGTCGGCGAGCACGATCAGCACCAGCGACGGGGGGATGAGCTGCGTGATGGTGCCCGATGCGGCGATGACGCCGGTGGCGAGCTTCATGTCGTAGCCGTAGCGCATCATGATCGGCAGCGAGATCACGCCCATGGCGATGACCGAAGCAGCAACGGTGCCGGTGATGGCGCCGAGCACGGCGCCGACGAGAATCACCGCATAAGCGAGACCGCCGGGGATCTTGCCGAACAACTGGCCGGTGCCTTCGAGCAGGTCTTCAGCAAGGCCGCAGCGCTCGAGGATCGCGCCCATGAAGGTGAAGAACGGGATCGACAGCAGCAGGTCGTTGGAGATCGTGCCGTAGAAGCGAAACGGCAGCGCCTGCAGGAAGGACGGATCGAAGTGACCGGTGAAGATGCCGAGAATGCCGAAGAACAGGCCGACCGCGGCCAGCGAGAAGGCGACCGGGAAGCCGAACACCATGAAGCAGATCATGGTGCCGAACATCAGCGGGGGGAACACGCCGTAGGAAAACATCGGTGGTCCTGACTATCGAACTGGTTCTATCGAACGGATTGGTCGAAATGCGAGAGGCTGAAAAAGCGAACGCCGCTATTGCAGCGGCGCTTCGTAATGGGTGTCGATCTGGACGACGCCGGCGAGCGCGGCGATGCGCTTGGCGAGTTCGGCCAGACCCTGCAGTAGCAGCAGACCGAAGCCGAGCGGCAGCACAAGCTTCACTGGCCACAGGATCAGGCCGCCCGCATTACTGGAGACCTCCTGCGAATTCCAGGAATTCAGGAAAAACGGGAACGTCATGTAAGTGAGGTATGTCATCGCTGGCAGCAGGAAGATGCAGAGGCCGATGATGTCGATCCACAGCCGCGCGCGATCGGAGACCGCCGAATAGAGCAGATCGACGCGCACATGCTCATTGAGGCGCAGTGTCTGCGCCGCGCCGAAAAACACGATGCCGGCGAACATGTACCACTGGATTTCGAGCCAGCCGTTCGACGAATAGTTGAAGAGATAACGGATCGTGGCGTTGCCGGCGCTGACGAGGCAGGCGAGCAGCACGAGCCACTTGGCGATGAAGCCGAACACATCGCTCAGTGCATCGATCGCACGTGTGAATTTGAGTACGTCCACAGTTTCCCCCGAAAGTCGCCCCGCTGTCCGCTCATCACGTCTTTCTCACTGAGAAAGCGTAGCTTTTTCCGCTGGGCGAAAGAATTCGGCGGCACCATTTCAGCGCGTCATGCAATCGTCAATCGGAAATTGACGGTTTGTCGCAGGCCATTGGTCGAGGGGGAGGACGGAGCACCGCCGGTGGGGTTACCCCCCGGTCACGCTCATATGCCGGCTGACGCTCGGCCGGTTGTGGCGGCGATCGATGATGAAATCGTGCCCCTTCGGCTTCAGGCCGATGGCGCGGTCGATCGTGGCGTTCAGGAGGTCATTGTCGGCGGAAGCCCGCAGCGGCTTGCGCAGGTCGGATGCATCCTCGTGGCCCAAACAGGTGTGAATCGTGCCGGTGCAGGTGATGCGGACGCGGTTGCAGGATTCGCAGAAATTATGGGTCATCGGTGTGATGAAGCCGATCTTGCCGCCAGTTTCGGCAACGCGGACATAGCGGGCGGGACCGCCGGTGTCGTCCGGGAGATCCGTCATCGTGAACTGACCCGCGAGCCGCGTGCGCAGCAGCGACAGCGGTACATACTGGTCGATGCGACCTTCGCCGATATCGCCCATGGGCATCACTTCGATCAGGGTCAGTGCCATGTCGCGGCCGTGCGCCCATTCGACCAATGAGGGGATCTCGTGCTCATTCATGTTCTTTAAGGCGACGGTATTGATCTTCACGGCAAGGCCCGCTGCCTGCGCGGCGTCGATGCCGGTCAGCACCTTGGAGAGATCGCCCCAGCGCGTGATGGTGCGGAATTTCGCGGGATCGAGCGTGTCCAGGGAGACATTGATGCGCTTCACGCCGCAATCGGCCAGCTCAGCGGCATATTTGGACAGCAGCGAGCCGTTGGTGGTCAGCGTCAGCTCTTTCAGTGCGCCGGTCTTGAGGTGGCGCGACAGCGAACGCACGAGGCCCATGACGTTGCGTCGGACGAGCGGTTCGCCGCCAGTGAGTCGCAGCTTGGTGACGCCCTTGGCGATGAATGCGGAACAGAGCCGGTCGAGTTCTTCCAGCGTCAGCAGGTCGGCCTTGGGCAGGAAGGTCATATCTTCCGACATGCAGTAGAAGCAGCGCAGATCGCAGCGATCCGTGACCGAGACACGCAAATAGCTGATCCGCCGACCGAAGGGGTCGGTCATGGCAGAGGAGGCCAGGGCGGGGCTCAACTCGGAGACGGTCATTCAGATGCCTGACTGCAAAACATGAATTGCTCGCGCGGCGAAAAACGCCGCACGTTCAATCTAGTCACGGGTTGCAGCTGGCACAATCACGCCAACGTATATGTTTGGTGGATCAGCGAGGGGCGGGGAACGGCGAGCCCGCCGCAGATGCCGCGGCGGCCGGGGCCGCGGCAGGCGCTGCTGCACGCTTTGCAGCCTTGCGGGCGCGGCGTGGCGGCGTTGCGGGCTGCAGTTCGGCGACGACCGGGCTCGGATCGACCGTGGTCCGTGCCGGTGAGGTGAAATCCCCGGGAACGCGGGTGACGGTCACCGGAACTGTCATCGGCTGGAATTTTGCGAGGGTAAAGGTTGCGCTGAACCCGGTTTCCGTTGCCAGAGGCAGCGAGCACGGGGTCTTGCAGCTCGGGCCAATCGACGTGACCACTTCTGCGCCGGGCGGAACCGAGTCGAACTGCACGGTAACCGGTTCCGGTGCCGACTTGAATGCGTCCATGGAGAACGACGTGCAACCGGCCAGGCTCAGGCCTGCCGCTGCCAAAACTATTACTCTACGCATGGGTATATCCGTCACGTTTTGCGGCTAGCCGCCATCCCCGGCAACCATAGGAGCGTCGTACATATGACGCAACACGCAGGCCGCTTATAGTTAATTGATGGTTAACGAAGTCGCCAAATAATCTGAGAAACTCAATTATCTGAACAGGCTAGGCGAGGCGGCGGGGCAACAGGCAGTCGACGGTCGTCGGTAGATCGCGGAAATGGTCGATCACGATGTCGGGCTTGAGATCGATAATCGGGACATCGGTATAGCCGAATGTAACGCCGATCACCGGGACATTGGCCCGCCGCGCCACACCGACATCGGGGCCGGCATCTCCGACCATGACAACGGACGACATCACGCCACCGGCACGCGCTACCGTCTGCTGCAGGATGACGGGGTCGGGCTTCGCGACGCCGAAGGTGTCAGCGCCGCAGATCGCCGCGAATCGGTCCGTCAGCTCCAGCTTGTCGAGCAGCAGCTTCGACAACCATTCCAGCTTGTTGGTGCAGACCGCGAAGCGGTAGCCACGCCCCGCCATCTCGTCGAGCGCCGCAATCAGCCCCTCGAAGGGGCGCGACTCGTCGGCGATATGCTCCGCGTAATAAGCGATGAAATCCTCGGTCAGGCGTGTGACCTCATCCGGGCTCATTTCGCGCCCTTCCAGCTCGAGCCCGCGTTCGATCAGGCGCCGGGCGCCCTGGCCGATCATTTTCCGCGCGGATTCCAGCGGGACGGGGGCCAACCCCTCCTGATGGAGCACATGATTCAGCGCGCTGATGAGATCAGGGGCGGTATCGACGAGGGTGCCGTCGAGGTCGAAAACGACGAGGGGTGCTTGGGTCATGAGCGGATCGCTACCGGTCCGCGGCCGATCCCGCAAGGGGGGCGGACGTAGCCCAGCATCCCCCTTGGAATGCAGGCCTGCATTCCAAGGGAAAGCACGTCCTTCGCCCTGTTCCTTGCCCCCAAACGTCGCTAGATATGCGGCGCATCCCGTCCGCGGGACCGTTTTTGAACTGCAAGGACCGCCGCGCCGATGAATATGGACGAGCTGAAACGACAGGCTGCCGCCAAGGCACTTGAGCACGTACGCGACGGCATGAAGCTCGGACTCGGCACGGGATCGACGGCGAAGCATTTCGTCGAATTGCTCGGTGAACGCGTGGCGGGTGGTCTCAAGGTTATTGGCGTTCCGACGTCCGAGGCCACGCGGGCCGATGCCGAACGTTGCGGCGTGCCGCTGACCACACTCGACGAGGTCGATCGGCTCGATCTCACGGTCGACGGTGCCGACGAAGTCGATCCGGCGCTGAATCTCATCAAGGGCGGCGGCGGCGCATTGCTGCGCGAGAAGATCGTGGCGGCGGCGTCCGACCGCATGATTGTCATCGCCGACGATTCCAAATGGGTGCCGACCCTCGGCCGCTTCCCGCTGCCTGTGGAAGTGATCCCGTTCGGCCTGTCGGCAACGCGCCGCGCGATTGCCGATGTGTTCGCCAAGTGCGGGTTGCACGGCGAAATGACTATTCGTGGTGGCAAGGACGGCCATGCTTTCGTCACCGATGGTGGCCACTGGATCATCGACGCCCGGCTCGGGACCATCACCGATGCGCCCCGACTGGCTGGGCTGCTCGGCGCCATTCCGGGAGTGGTCGAGCACGGTTTGTTTATCAGTCTGGCAAGCACCGCCATGCTGGCAGGATCGCAGGGAATTCGCGTTTTCGAGCGTCCGTAACGGCGCAATCAAGGAGAATTGGAATGAAGAAGCTCTCGCACATGCTGCTGTCCGCTGGTCTGGCGCTCAGCGTTGCAGTGATCGCGCTGCCGGTCTCCGCGCAGCAGGCATCTCCGGAAGGACAGGCTCGTCCGATCAAGCCGGCATCGCCAGCTGCGATCGCTTACGCCAAGGAAATTCTGGCGATGAAGAACGCCAGCGCGATGTATGCCAATGCGGTGCCGAACATGGTTCAGCGCGTCAAGGATTCGCTGCTGCAGAGCAATCTGAACTATCAGAAGGATCTCAATGAGGTCGCCATCACCATCGCGCAGACGATGGCCGGGCGCGACAAGGAGATCACCGAGCAGATGGCGAAGATCTATGCCAGCGACTTCACCGAGGCGGAGTTGAAGGACCTTGCGACCTTCTACAAATCGCCGCTTGGCCAGAAACTTCTGGTGCAGGAGCCCCAGTCGATTTCCGCCAGCATGACCTATATGCAGCAGTGGGCGCAGCAGTTTTCGGAGCAGGTCAACGGCCTGTTCCGCGCTGAAATGCGCAAGCGCGGCAAGGAAATCTAAGGGCGTAAGCTGAGGCCCGTCATCCCGGGCCTCAGTCCGCAGTTCGGAGCGATCATGGCTGACATCGACGTCGATCTGTTTGTCATTGGTGGCGGTTCAGGCGGCGTGCGCGCCGCCCGTATCGCTGCCGGCTACGGCGCGAAGGTCATGGTGGCCGAGGAATATCGCTTCGGCGGCACCTGCGTGATACGCGGCTGCGTGCCGAAGAAGCTGATGGTCTATGCCTCGCACGTCCAGCGCGAGATCGACGATGCCGCGGGCTTCGGATGGACGATCCCGACGGCGACGTTCGACTGGTCGACCTTCATCGCAAACAAGGACAAGGAGATCGCCCGGCTCGAGGGCATCTATCAGTCCAATGTGGAGAAGACCGGCGCGACGACCGTCAAGACCCGCGCAGTATTCGAGGATCCGCACACGCTGCGCCTCGGCACCGGCGAGACGGTAAACGCCAAGCATATCCTGATTGCGACCGGTGGCGCGCCCAATCATGGGCCTGTGATTCCCGGCATTGAGCATGTGATCTCCTCCAACGAGGTGTTTCATCTGCCCGAACTGCCGAGGCGCATCGTGATCCAAGGCGGCGGCTATATCGCGCTCGAATTCGCCTGCATCTTTGCAGGATTGGGCTCCGACGTGACGGTGATCTATCGCGGCGACAACATCCTGCGCGGCTTCGATGAAGACGTGCGCGCCCATGTCCGCAGCGAGATGGAAAAGGATGGCATCACCATCCTGACCGGCTGCACGGTGACCAAGGTCGAGAAACACCGGCACGAATTCACGACGCATCTGTCCAGTGGCGCAAGCATCGCATCCGATCAGGTGTTGTTCGCGATCGGCCGCAATCCGAACACCGCCAATCTCGGTCTTGAGAAGGCTGGCGTTGCACTCAAGCCCGCCCATGGCGGCATCATCGTCAACGAGTTCTCGCAGACCAATGTGCCGCATATCTACGCGGTCGGCGACGTCACCAACCGCATCAACCTGACGCCGGTGGCGATTCGCGAAGGCCACGCCTTTGCCGATACGGTATTCGGCAAGAAGACCGTGAAGGTCGATCACAGCAATATCCCGACCGCCGTGTTCACCCAGCCGGAGGTCGGCACCGTCGGCATGAGCGAAGAAGAGGCGCGCGCCACCTTCAGCCACGTCGATATCTACAAGACCAATTTCCGGTCGATCAAGTCGACCATCTCCGGCAGCGAAAGC
It contains:
- a CDS encoding TRAP transporter large permease subunit, producing the protein MFSYGVFPPLMFGTMICFMVFGFPVAFSLAAVGLFFGILGIFTGHFDPSFLQALPFRFYGTISNDLLLSIPFFTFMGAILERCGLAEDLLEGTGQLFGKIPGGLAYAVILVGAVLGAITGTVAASVIAMGVISLPIMMRYGYDMKLATGVIAASGTITQLIPPSLVLIVLADQLGRSVGDMYLGAIGPSIIQVVIFILYIVVLSILKPSAMPPIPEHAREPMNWKLISRVLWGMIPSIVLIFLVLGTIGLGLATPTEAGAMGAVGAMVLAALHRRLTWPLIDQAMTSTMRLTSMVVFILIGSTCFSLVFQGMDGARWIEHLLTGLPGGAIGFLIFVNIFVFFLAFFLDFFEIAFIIIPLLAPVAAKLGIDLVWFGVLLCVNMQTSFMHPPFGFALFYLRGIAPPEVKSRDIYLGALPWVGMQIILVIIVIYWPGLVTYWIDNTAVDTSNVKIEIPQIEMPAMPDFGPAK
- a CDS encoding DUF2059 domain-containing protein → MKKLSHMLLSAGLALSVAVIALPVSAQQASPEGQARPIKPASPAAIAYAKEILAMKNASAMYANAVPNMVQRVKDSLLQSNLNYQKDLNEVAITIAQTMAGRDKEITEQMAKIYASDFTEAELKDLATFYKSPLGQKLLVQEPQSISASMTYMQQWAQQFSEQVNGLFRAEMRKRGKEI
- a CDS encoding HAD family hydrolase — protein: MTQAPLVVFDLDGTLVDTAPDLISALNHVLHQEGLAPVPLESARKMIGQGARRLIERGLELEGREMSPDEVTRLTEDFIAYYAEHIADESRPFEGLIAALDEMAGRGYRFAVCTNKLEWLSKLLLDKLELTDRFAAICGADTFGVAKPDPVILQQTVARAGGVMSSVVMVGDAGPDVGVARRANVPVIGVTFGYTDVPIIDLKPDIVIDHFRDLPTTVDCLLPRRLA
- the rpiA gene encoding ribose-5-phosphate isomerase RpiA, producing MNMDELKRQAAAKALEHVRDGMKLGLGTGSTAKHFVELLGERVAGGLKVIGVPTSEATRADAERCGVPLTTLDEVDRLDLTVDGADEVDPALNLIKGGGGALLREKIVAAASDRMIVIADDSKWVPTLGRFPLPVEVIPFGLSATRRAIADVFAKCGLHGEMTIRGGKDGHAFVTDGGHWIIDARLGTITDAPRLAGLLGAIPGVVEHGLFISLASTAMLAGSQGIRVFERP
- a CDS encoding TRAP transporter small permease subunit yields the protein MDVLKFTRAIDALSDVFGFIAKWLVLLACLVSAGNATIRYLFNYSSNGWLEIQWYMFAGIVFFGAAQTLRLNEHVRVDLLYSAVSDRARLWIDIIGLCIFLLPAMTYLTYMTFPFFLNSWNSQEVSSNAGGLILWPVKLVLPLGFGLLLLQGLAELAKRIAALAGVVQIDTHYEAPLQ
- the gor gene encoding glutathione-disulfide reductase, yielding MADIDVDLFVIGGGSGGVRAARIAAGYGAKVMVAEEYRFGGTCVIRGCVPKKLMVYASHVQREIDDAAGFGWTIPTATFDWSTFIANKDKEIARLEGIYQSNVEKTGATTVKTRAVFEDPHTLRLGTGETVNAKHILIATGGAPNHGPVIPGIEHVISSNEVFHLPELPRRIVIQGGGYIALEFACIFAGLGSDVTVIYRGDNILRGFDEDVRAHVRSEMEKDGITILTGCTVTKVEKHRHEFTTHLSSGASIASDQVLFAIGRNPNTANLGLEKAGVALKPAHGGIIVNEFSQTNVPHIYAVGDVTNRINLTPVAIREGHAFADTVFGKKTVKVDHSNIPTAVFTQPEVGTVGMSEEEARATFSHVDIYKTNFRSIKSTISGSESRVLMKLVVDGATDIVVGAHIVGPEAAELIQVLGICVKLKATKADFDATVAVHPSAAEELVTMRTPTARYVREAAAE
- a CDS encoding GFA family protein, with product MLHEGSCHCGNIAFEVEGDFNSAIDCNCSMCRRRGGLLAFVPRDKLVLKTAKESLSTYTFNHHAIQHHFCSTCGIAPFGEGKAPNGMMMASVNVRCLPAVDLSALEIQQFDGKDR
- a CDS encoding 2-keto-4-pentenoate hydratase — its product is MTESEIAAAAEILAEARRSGTQIEGLPVTPSSVGEAHEIQDRVSFLVGQPIGAFKAGAPPEGEPTRGLIEARMIRSSPARMSVAEVPHLGVEGEVAFRFTRNLPARSEAYTRDEIAEAVAVLPVIEVVSSRFREPLSRPKLEQLADCGINGGLVLGPEMADWSHLDLPNLQMTFIVNGEIRIERKGGHPTDDPIAGAVALANMMRAGGGVKVGQIVTTGSWTGLPFLKPGDRCVVRFEKLGEAEIMFVG
- the moaA gene encoding GTP 3',8-cyclase MoaA; translated protein: MTVSELSPALASSAMTDPFGRRISYLRVSVTDRCDLRCFYCMSEDMTFLPKADLLTLEELDRLCSAFIAKGVTKLRLTGGEPLVRRNVMGLVRSLSRHLKTGALKELTLTTNGSLLSKYAAELADCGVKRINVSLDTLDPAKFRTITRWGDLSKVLTGIDAAQAAGLAVKINTVALKNMNEHEIPSLVEWAHGRDMALTLIEVMPMGDIGEGRIDQYVPLSLLRTRLAGQFTMTDLPDDTGGPARYVRVAETGGKIGFITPMTHNFCESCNRVRITCTGTIHTCLGHEDASDLRKPLRASADNDLLNATIDRAIGLKPKGHDFIIDRRHNRPSVSRHMSVTGG